The sequence CTTTTGTCGGGGGAGTAGTTAACAGTTCTGTCAGTGGTGGCAATGACCTCATCTATGGCGACTATTTTGAGTCGGGGATTGATACCTCAGAAGTTGTAGCTGGGAATAACTCACTTTTTGGTGGCTTAGGAAATGATGTTCTCTATGGACAGTCTTTTAGCGGCGTAACTACCAGCAGCAGCATTACCGGGGGCAATGATTATCTGGATGGTGGAGCCGGAGCCGATACGATGTTTGGCAGCATTGGGGATGATACCTATGTTGTCGATAATGCTGGGGATGTTGTGACTGAAAATACTAATCAAGGCACTGATTTAGTTCTCTCTTTCATTACCTACAGCTTGACCGCCAATGTTGAGAACTTAACCTTAACTGGAACGTCAAACCTCAATGGCACAGGCAACGAACTGAATAACACGATTACGGGAAATTCAGGGAACAATACCCTTAATGGCTCCACCGGGGCTGACCGGATGATTGGCGGGTTAGGGGATGATAGCTATCTGGTGGATAATGTCGGCGATGTGGTGGTTGAAGGGGTAGGAGAAGGACTGGATATCGTCTTTACAACCGTTACCTATAGCCTGAGTGCCAATATTGAAAATATGACCCAGGCCGGCAGCAGCAATATTGATGGCACAGGGAACGACCTTAACAATACGATTCTGGGAAACTCTGGAAATAATATTTTATCTGGTTTAAATGGAGATGATAGTCTGAATGGGCGGCTGGGGAACGATACCTTAGTCGGCGGCTTTGGACTGGATGTCTTGACTGGGGGGTCTGGGAATGATGCGTTTCGATTTAATGCGCCAAATCAAGGATTGGATACGATGACCGATTTTAGAAAAGTCTCAGGTAATCAGGATCAAATTCAGGTACTCGCAACTGGTTTTGGCGGGGGCTTAACGACAGGAACATTATCAGCGAGTCAGTTTCATTTAGGGGCTGCGGCTACAACCACCACCCAGCGATTTATCTATAACCAACCCAATGGATTTTTATTCTTTGATGTGGATGGGTCAGGCAGTGCTTCTCAAATCCACTTTGCCACTCTCAGTAACCGCCCGAGTTTGACCAATACAGATATTTGGGTTGTCTAAAATCGAATATTGTTGTAGGGTATTGGCAACATTGTTAACTTTTATATCCCCAAAGCAAAGGACAACTCTATGGAAGATATGCAAAAACAGCCCAAGCGGCTCCCCTATACTTCACCAAAGTTAGTTGTGCTTGGGAGAGTGGATACTCTGACGCAAGTTGAGTGTGGCGGTGGTGATGATGGCTTGGGTGCTGGTACCGGGCCGGGTGGGTGTAGCTAATTGTTCAAAAAGAACTTTAACGAGCAAAGCTAGTTCCAGATGTAATTGGAGAACTGGGATATTTCCACCATTCCATACTCTGTCTCCAGGCCCGGCTTTTAGGCTCTAATTCCTGGAAACTAGCGGCAACCGCACTAAACACCGCATCTACTTCAGCCAGGGGAACTTGCTGGGCCGCCTCTAACTTAATTCCTAAGCGGCTTCCCGTACTTAAGCGGACAATATAAAACTCTTGATAAATTGGATCCGTGGGGTTTTTAACTAATGCCTCGCCCTGAAGCCGTCGCCCAAACATGACGCGATTGACTGGAGTAATTGGATTAACCAAGGGCCCAGTGCCAAGGCTATAGCGTAAATAACTCATCAGTTCCACTGTGGACAAACTCCCGAGAATACTATCGGCGGCGGGAATTTCCTGAATCCCAACTAATAATTCATGCTCACCGGGTGTGGCCACGGGGGGATAAACAACTGCAACTCCATCTGCAATAGCTCGGGGTGGTGAAAAGGGGCCGGGGGTTTGAAAGGTAATACCCAAGAGATTATAGGTCTGGGGGCTGGGTTGTGGCTGGGCTGTGACGCTTCTGACTGGGGCAAAAATGGCAACACCAATGATACTACTTGAGATTAGTGCGCTAATGCCAAGGGATGTTAAATAAGGTCGTATCATGGGAGTCTTAACTAGTCCATCACCAACAATGCTAAATGTATCTGGCAAGTTAGGATTCTATGCAACTCTAGGGCTTGGCCTGGGGGAGTTTTCCGATCTTTCGGGTCAGATGGACTCTGATGGCAAACTGATTGTTATGGGGATCTAGGATCGTGCGTCAGGGAACTGCTTTCACCCTTCTTGCCTCCTTAGCGGTTACGGCGGGCTTATTAGGGGCAGGATTTTGGGCATTGAACCGTTATGCTCCAGGCCTGGTTAATTCTTCTCCCCCTGGTTCGACTTCATCCCAGGCCCAGATGACCCGCTTGACCCTTTTGGGAGATACGTTCAGCGGCTACAGTACCTTTCGGAATCCTCAATTTCTCCAGGCCCTTCAAGAATCCGGGATTGAGTTGATATATAAAGATGAATTTGACCAGGCAGCACGGGCTAAAACCCTCGGAGAGAACCAAGCGGATTTGGTGGTAACGACCCTAGATCAGTTCCTCGCCCAACGCCCCCAAGGCAAAATTGTTGGCCTGATTGACCGCACCGTTGGAGCCGATGCTGTTGTCCTGAATACTCGTCAATACCCCCAATTGAAATCCCTCTTAGACTTACAAACCCTAGTTAAGCAACGCCAACAGGCCGGTCAACCTGTCAGTATGGCCTTTGCTGCGGATACGCCTAGTGAATTTTTAGCTCTGGTGTTAGATACAAAATTTGATGCCTTTAATTTAAGTGACTTTAAGGTGGTTAAGGTTGCCGATGCCTCCGAGGCCTGGAAACTGATGCAAGACCCCCAGCAAAATATTGCGCTCGCAGTGTTGTGGGAACCCTATGTCACCCAGGCCAGGCAAGCTCAAAATACGGTGATATTGTCCAGTCAAGATGCGCCCACCTCCATTGTGGATGTGATTGTTGCCAGTGATCGCTTAATTCAGTCCCAGCCAGTGGTGATCACAACATTTTTAGAAAACTACTACCGCCGCATTGATGCCAACATTCGTGTTTCGGCTCAACTCCAAGACCAAATTGCCCAAGATGGGAACTTAACTCCTGCTGATGCGGCCACTGTCCTGCGAGGCATTGAGTTTTTCACCGCCCCCGAAGCCCTGCAATGGATGCAGAAAAAAATTCTCCAGCAACGAATCCAGGCCACGGCTGCCATTTTAGTTTTAGCAGGGCGACTGAGCCAACTTCCCAGTGATCCCCAGGCCCTCTATACACCCGAATTTTTGACGCGGGCTGCCACCAACACCCAAACCCTGATTGATCTAGTCCGGGCCGATAATCCAGGCCTGGCCGATAAATTAGCAGGGGCCCAAAACCGCACAACCCCCGCCAAACCAGTCACGGCTCAACAGGTTGCCACAGCCACTAACATTGGGAATTTGCAAGTTCGTGGAGAAGTAAAATTTGCCACAGGCTCGGCCCAACTCACAGCCGCGAGCACGAAAACTCTCCAAGCCTTAGCCCGTGATATTAGCGAATTTAATCCAGCCACCGTGGCCGTCCGGGTGATTGGCCATACCTCGCGGACAGGATCAGCCAGTTTCAACCAAAGTTTAAGTCAACAGCGGGCCCAGGTGGTGGCCAATTTCCTCAAAGCGGAAGGGGTTAAACCAACTGTGGTTGCGGAAGGCAAAGGATTTAGTCAGCCCCTGAGTGGTATCTCTCCAGCCGATGTGCAGAATCAGCGGACAGAAATTCGCCTGGTGCGGGTGAACTGAACTAGAAAATGCTGCCAAAGAACTCAATGGCTTCCCCGAGGGCAATGGTCAGGGCATCAATTTCAGCCAAGGTATTGTAAAAATATAAACTAGCCCGAGCCGTTGATTGAACTCCCAAATGACGGTGTAAGGGTTGCGTACAGTGGTGTCCAGCCCGAATGGCAATTCCCGACTCATCTAAAATTGTCGAAAGGTCGTGGGGATGCACCTCACCAGCGGTAAAACTAACCAAGGCTGCCCGCCCAAAGCCATCTTGATCCGGAGCCGGGCCGAGCAGAGTTAGGCCTGGGATTTGACTGAGGTTATTCCAGAGATATTGGGTCAGGGCTGCCTCGTAATTATGAATCGCTTCCATCCCCACTACATTGAGATAATCTATGGCTGCTCCCAAGGCAATAGCCTCACCAATGGCGGGTGTTCCGGCTTCAAATTTATGGGGTAAGTCGGCATAGGTGGCATGGTCAAAAAAGACATCCGCAATCATTTCTCCGCCGCCCAGAAATGGTGGCATGGAACGGAGTAAATCCAGTTTTCCATAGAGAAAGCCGATTCCCGTCGGGGCACACATCTTATGTCCCGAGGCCACCAGCCAATCACAATCAAGGGCCTGGACATCGAGTTTCATGTGGGGCGCACTTTGGCAAGCATCAATTAAAACCTTTGCGCCAACAGCATGGGCTAACTCGGCAATTTGGGCCACAGGCGTGATGCAGCCTAAGGTGTTAGAAACATGAACGACTGCAACCAGTTTAGTTTTATCCGATAATAGGGTTTGAAATTGGGGCAGGTTGAAGGATTGTTGTGCATCCAACTCCACAAACTTAAGGATAGCTCCCGTTTTTTGAGCCACCAGTTGCCAAGGGATTAAATTACTGTGATGTTCAAAGACTGTGAGGATAATTTCATCCCCAGGCCCCAAATTACTCAACCCCCAACTATAGGCAACTAAATTGATTGCTTCACTGGCATTACGGGTATAGACAATTTCCTGACGAGAGCGGGCATTGATGAATTCAGCAACTTTATCCCGAGCACCTTCATAGGCAGTCGTGGCTTTATCACTGAGGGTATGGACACCGCGATGGACATTGGCGTTGTAGCCCTGATAATAGTCCACCAAAGTTTGAATCACGGCCTGGGGCTTTTGGGAGGTGGCAGCATTATCCAAATAGACGAGGGGTTTGCCGTGGACTTGTTGCTGAAGAATTGGAAAGTCGGCACGGATCAGATCCGCAAGGGGGCGAGTTTGGGTCAGTGTCATGGGGGATATACCAAGCTACGGGCTAGGAGGGGAGAAGTTAGACCTCGGTGATCGGTAGGAGGGGAAGGGCAGCTAAGTTGGTTTGACTTTTACCTATTGATATTGAGATCATAGTTGAGAAACGCCTAGCTTACAAATTCTCTAGGGTTAAAATTTTCAAGAGGGAATTTTAAGATAAAAGGGCATCCTTGATGTTCGGAAAGCCAAGGTGGGGGATTGGGCGAGGACAGAAGCAATTGCTTGGCCTTGGTGATGTTTAACTCGAGCAGGGGCCATAACGGTTAACCGTTCTAACTGGCTGCCCTTAAGACTTCGTGGCAGTAACGACATTGATAGGTGACTCCCCGGCGAATTTTTGTTTGGCGATGGGCAGAAATAAAATGTTCAGAGCAATGGCAGAGATAGCGATACCGTTTTTGCCGGAGTTTAAGACCTGATACATCCATTTGGTGAGTGCGCCGGGGGGATTGACCAATCCAGGCCATCAGTTCTTGCCAATGGGGATCATGGCCTCGGGCCTGATAGAGGCGGTGGGCAAGAATATGGGCCAACTCATGGAGATAGGTGGGAATTAACTCGGTGGGGTTTTGGAGCAGCAATCTATAGTTGAGTTTGATTTCCTGGCCGCCAATGGCCCGCCCCGCACAACTCCGCATTCGCTGACTAAAACTGACCATGACAGCTTGATCGAGGAAACGGACTTGGTGGGGGCTGAGATAGGGTTGGAGGTGCTGAAGGGCCTGGTCGTGGGCGGCGATAATCTGAGTCTTAAACAGCCGGCCGGGTTCTTCTCCAAGATTAACGGTTCCCAGTTGAAAGTGAATGTCCATTAAGCATCCAGACTATGTGCCAGTTCCCAGGGCGTAATTACCTGATTAAACCCTTGCCATTCTTGGTGCTTGAGTTTTAGATAAGCCGTGACAAAGGGTTTGCCCAAGGCCTGGGTGAGGGTTTGATTGGTTTCCAAGTTGCGCAAGGCATCTAAAAGATTACCCGGTAATTTTGGGGCAGTCTCGCAGGGGAGAGGATTGGTGTAGTTGTTATTGTCATGGCGGGGGCCGGGGTCGAGCTTTTGCTCAATGCCTGCTAATCCACTGGCAATTAAAGCCGCAGGGAGTAAATAGGGGTTGGCGGCTCCATCGGCTAAACGAAATTCAAACCGGCCCGCATCCGGAATCCGAATCGTGTGGGTGCGATTATTACCGCTGTAACTAATGGAATTAGGCGACCAAGTTGCTCCAGAGGTGGTGACGGGGGCATTAATCCGTTTGTAGGAGTTGATAGTTGGATTGCTGATGGCACAGAGGGCCTGGGTATTTTTGAGGACTCCGGCAATAAAGT is a genomic window of Pseudocalidococcus azoricus BACA0444 containing:
- a CDS encoding phosphate ABC transporter substrate-binding/OmpA family protein, which produces MRQGTAFTLLASLAVTAGLLGAGFWALNRYAPGLVNSSPPGSTSSQAQMTRLTLLGDTFSGYSTFRNPQFLQALQESGIELIYKDEFDQAARAKTLGENQADLVVTTLDQFLAQRPQGKIVGLIDRTVGADAVVLNTRQYPQLKSLLDLQTLVKQRQQAGQPVSMAFAADTPSEFLALVLDTKFDAFNLSDFKVVKVADASEAWKLMQDPQQNIALAVLWEPYVTQARQAQNTVILSSQDAPTSIVDVIVASDRLIQSQPVVITTFLENYYRRIDANIRVSAQLQDQIAQDGNLTPADAATVLRGIEFFTAPEALQWMQKKILQQRIQATAAILVLAGRLSQLPSDPQALYTPEFLTRAATNTQTLIDLVRADNPGLADKLAGAQNRTTPAKPVTAQQVATATNIGNLQVRGEVKFATGSAQLTAASTKTLQALARDISEFNPATVAVRVIGHTSRTGSASFNQSLSQQRAQVVANFLKAEGVKPTVVAEGKGFSQPLSGISPADVQNQRTEIRLVRVN
- a CDS encoding SufS family cysteine desulfurase, which gives rise to MTLTQTRPLADLIRADFPILQQQVHGKPLVYLDNAATSQKPQAVIQTLVDYYQGYNANVHRGVHTLSDKATTAYEGARDKVAEFINARSRQEIVYTRNASEAINLVAYSWGLSNLGPGDEIILTVFEHHSNLIPWQLVAQKTGAILKFVELDAQQSFNLPQFQTLLSDKTKLVAVVHVSNTLGCITPVAQIAELAHAVGAKVLIDACQSAPHMKLDVQALDCDWLVASGHKMCAPTGIGFLYGKLDLLRSMPPFLGGGEMIADVFFDHATYADLPHKFEAGTPAIGEAIALGAAIDYLNVVGMEAIHNYEAALTQYLWNNLSQIPGLTLLGPAPDQDGFGRAALVSFTAGEVHPHDLSTILDESGIAIRAGHHCTQPLHRHLGVQSTARASLYFYNTLAEIDALTIALGEAIEFFGSIF
- a CDS encoding SprT family zinc-dependent metalloprotease, with the protein product MDIHFQLGTVNLGEEPGRLFKTQIIAAHDQALQHLQPYLSPHQVRFLDQAVMVSFSQRMRSCAGRAIGGQEIKLNYRLLLQNPTELIPTYLHELAHILAHRLYQARGHDPHWQELMAWIGQSPRRTHQMDVSGLKLRQKRYRYLCHCSEHFISAHRQTKIRRGVTYQCRYCHEVLRAAS